The following coding sequences lie in one Vitis vinifera cultivar Pinot Noir 40024 chromosome 19, ASM3070453v1 genomic window:
- the LOC100243628 gene encoding uncharacterized protein LOC100243628 isoform X2, which yields MDEVITAADASSIAGSTSSGSSIIPNNLPLLSAFLSFALAQFLKLFTTWYKEKRWDSRRMLGSGGMPSSHSATVTALAVAIGFQEGTGGSAFAIAVVLACVVMYDASGVRLHAGRQAELLNQIVCELPPDHPVSNVRPLRDSLGHTPLQVVAGSVLGCVVAYLMKS from the exons ATGGATGAAGTGATCACAGCCGCTGATGCTTCATCCATCGCTGGATCGACATCATCTGGGTCGTCAATCATCCCCAACAACCTCCCTCTCCTCTCTGCCTTCCTTTCCTTCGCTCTCGCTCAATTTCTCAAGCTCTTCACCACTTG GTATAAGGAGAAGAGATGGGATTCTAGAAGGATGCTTGGGTCGGGTGGAATGCCTTCATCACATTCAGCAACTGTGACAGCCCTTGCAGTTGCTATTGGTTTTCAAGAAGGAACTGGAGGATCAGCATTTGCCATTGCAGTGGTTTTGGCGTGTGTT GTTATGTATGATGCTTCCGGTGTGAGACTTCATGCTGGTCGACAAGCTGAG TTGTTGAATCAAATTGTGTGTGAACTACCTCCCGACCACCCTGTCTCTAATGTTAGACCGCTACGAGATTCACTTGGTCATACTCCACTTCAG GTTGTTGCTGGCAGTGTGCTGGGTTGTGTAGTAGCATACCTCATGAAAAGTTAA
- the LOC100243628 gene encoding uncharacterized protein LOC100243628 isoform X3 produces MDEVITAADASSIAGSTSSGSSIIPNNLPLLSAFLSFALAQFLKLFTTWYKEKRWDSRRMLGSGGMPSSHSATVTALAVAIGFQEGTGGSAFAIAVVLACVVMYDASGVRLHAGRQAELLNQIVCELPPDHPVSNVRPLRDSLGHTPLQLIPYTPQCADTK; encoded by the exons ATGGATGAAGTGATCACAGCCGCTGATGCTTCATCCATCGCTGGATCGACATCATCTGGGTCGTCAATCATCCCCAACAACCTCCCTCTCCTCTCTGCCTTCCTTTCCTTCGCTCTCGCTCAATTTCTCAAGCTCTTCACCACTTG GTATAAGGAGAAGAGATGGGATTCTAGAAGGATGCTTGGGTCGGGTGGAATGCCTTCATCACATTCAGCAACTGTGACAGCCCTTGCAGTTGCTATTGGTTTTCAAGAAGGAACTGGAGGATCAGCATTTGCCATTGCAGTGGTTTTGGCGTGTGTT GTTATGTATGATGCTTCCGGTGTGAGACTTCATGCTGGTCGACAAGCTGAG TTGTTGAATCAAATTGTGTGTGAACTACCTCCCGACCACCCTGTCTCTAATGTTAGACCGCTACGAGATTCACTTGGTCATACTCCACTTCAG TTGATCCCGTACACCCCCCAATGTGCAGACACAAAATAA
- the LOC100243628 gene encoding uncharacterized protein LOC100243628 isoform X1: MDEVITAADASSIAGSTSSGSSIIPNNLPLLSAFLSFALAQFLKLFTTWYKEKRWDSRRMLGSGGMPSSHSATVTALAVAIGFQEGTGGSAFAIAVVLACVVMYDASGVRLHAGRQAELLNQIVCELPPDHPVSNVRPLRDSLGHTPLQVWFVHMYFAYIHTFSNPLSC; encoded by the exons ATGGATGAAGTGATCACAGCCGCTGATGCTTCATCCATCGCTGGATCGACATCATCTGGGTCGTCAATCATCCCCAACAACCTCCCTCTCCTCTCTGCCTTCCTTTCCTTCGCTCTCGCTCAATTTCTCAAGCTCTTCACCACTTG GTATAAGGAGAAGAGATGGGATTCTAGAAGGATGCTTGGGTCGGGTGGAATGCCTTCATCACATTCAGCAACTGTGACAGCCCTTGCAGTTGCTATTGGTTTTCAAGAAGGAACTGGAGGATCAGCATTTGCCATTGCAGTGGTTTTGGCGTGTGTT GTTATGTATGATGCTTCCGGTGTGAGACTTCATGCTGGTCGACAAGCTGAG TTGTTGAATCAAATTGTGTGTGAACTACCTCCCGACCACCCTGTCTCTAATGTTAGACCGCTACGAGATTCACTTGGTCATACTCCACTTCAGGTTTGGTTTGTTCATATGTATTTTGCGTATATTCATACATTCAGTAATCCTTTATCTTGTTAG
- the LOC100253859 gene encoding GDP-L-galactose phosphorylase 2 isoform X2 yields the protein MNTLRIKRVPTVVSNYQKEDSDDGARQVGGCGRNCLKQCCIQGAKLPLYAYKKVKDVVNEKASSGDENKEQPVPFLDSLVLGEWEDRMQKGLFRYDVTACETKVIPGEYGFIAQLNEGRHLKKRPTEFRVDKVLQPFDGNKFNFTKVGQEEVLFQFEPSNDEEPEFIPNAPIDVENSTSVVAINVSPIEYGHVLLIPRIFECLPQRIDRESFLLALDMAVEAGNPYFRLGYNSLGAFATINHLHFQAYYLATPFPIEKAPTRKITTAGNGVKIFELLKYPVRGLVFEGGDTLQDLANTVADSCICLQDNNIPFNVLIADAGKRIFLFAQCYAEKQALGEVNQELLDTQVNPAVWEVSGHIVLKRKEDYEGASEQNAWRLLAEVSLSEERFQEVNALIFEAIACGDDEKGNLTEDMIEEPDVTPPSHEDAGAINNSSYPAAMVAGKQECLVQQ from the exons ATGAATACGCTGAGGATTAAGAGGGTACCCACCGTGGTTTCGAATTACCAGAAGGAGGATTCAGACGATGGTGCTCGTCAGGTTGGTGGTTGCGGCCGCAATTGCCTCAAGCAGTGCTGCATTCAAG GAGCAAAACTCCCTCTTTATGCCTACAAGAAGGTGAAGGACGTTGTTAACGAGAAAGCTTCGAGCGGTGATGAAAACAAAGAGCAGCCTGTGCCCTTCCTTGACTCTCTCGTTCTTGGAGAG TGGGAGGATCGTATGCAGAAAGGGCTCTTTCGATATGATGTCACTGCTTGCGAAACCAAG GTGATTCCGGGTGAGTATGGGTTCATTGCCCAGCTGAATGAGGGCCGCCACCTGAAGAAGAGGCCCACTGAGTTCCGTGTGGATAAAGTCCTCCAGCCCTTTGATGGGAACAAATTCAACTTCACTAAAGTTGGGCAAGAGGAGGTGCTCTTCCAGTTTGAACCAAGCAATGATGAGGAACCTGAGTTCATCCCCAATGCTCCCATTGATGTCGAAAATTCTACAAGCGTTGTTGCCATCAAT GTTAGTCCTATTGAATATGGGCATGTGCTTCTAATCCCAAGGATTTTCGAGTGCTTGCCGCAGAGGATCGACCGCGAAAGCTTTTTGCTTGCCCTTGACATGGCTGTGGAAGCAGGAAATCCATATTTCCGGTTGGGTTACAACAGCTTGGGTGCATTTGCTACCATCAACCACCTTCACTTTCAG GCTTATTACTTGGCCACACCCTTTCCCATTGAGAAGGCTCCAACTAGGAAAATAACCACTGCAGGCAATGGGGTGAAGATCTTTGAGCTGTTAAAATATCCTGTTAGAGGTCTTGTCTTTGAGGGTGGAGACACTCTGCAAGATTTAGCGAACACTGTGGCCGATTCCTGCATTTGCCTTCAGGATAACAACATACCTTTCAATGTTCTCATTGCTGATGCTGGGAAACGTATCTTTCTCTTTGCACAG TGTTATGCTGAGAAACAAGCTCTTGGGGAAGTGAATCAGGAGCTTCTGGACACCCAAGTGAACCCAGCTGTCTGGGAGGTTAGTGGACATATTGTGCTGAAAAGGAAGGAGGACTATGAGGGGGCATCTGAGCAGAATGCTTGGAGGCTTCTTGCTGAGGTCTCTCTCTCTGAAGAGAGGTTCCAAGAAGTGAATGCTCTTATCTTTGAAGCCATTGCCTGTGGAGATGATGAAAAAGGAAATCTCACCGAGGACATGATTGAGGAGCCAGATGTCACACCTCCATCTCATGAAGATGCAGGTGCCATCAACAATAGCTCCTACCCTGCTGCCATGGTGGCTGGAAAGCAAGAATGCCTAGTTCAGCAGTAA
- the LOC100253859 gene encoding GDP-L-galactose phosphorylase 2 isoform X1, whose amino-acid sequence MNTLRIKRVPTVVSNYQKEDSDDGARQVGGCGRNCLKQCCIQGAKLPLYAYKKVKDVVNEKASSGDENKEQPVPFLDSLVLGEWEDRMQKGLFRYDVTACETKVIPGEYGFIAQLNEGRHLKKRPTEFRVDKVLQPFDGNKFNFTKVGQEEVLFQFEPSNDEEPEFIPNAPIDVENSTSVVAINVSPIEYGHVLLIPRIFECLPQRIDRESFLLALDMAVEAGNPYFRLGYNSLGAFATINHLHFQAYYLATPFPIEKAPTRKITTAGNGVKIFELLKYPVRGLVFEGGDTLQDLANTVADSCICLQDNNIPFNVLIADAGKRIFLFAQVKFQIVGYTGMANFAAFGFLILDLTHLLFLLNKQCYAEKQALGEVNQELLDTQVNPAVWEVSGHIVLKRKEDYEGASEQNAWRLLAEVSLSEERFQEVNALIFEAIACGDDEKGNLTEDMIEEPDVTPPSHEDAGAINNSSYPAAMVAGKQECLVQQ is encoded by the exons ATGAATACGCTGAGGATTAAGAGGGTACCCACCGTGGTTTCGAATTACCAGAAGGAGGATTCAGACGATGGTGCTCGTCAGGTTGGTGGTTGCGGCCGCAATTGCCTCAAGCAGTGCTGCATTCAAG GAGCAAAACTCCCTCTTTATGCCTACAAGAAGGTGAAGGACGTTGTTAACGAGAAAGCTTCGAGCGGTGATGAAAACAAAGAGCAGCCTGTGCCCTTCCTTGACTCTCTCGTTCTTGGAGAG TGGGAGGATCGTATGCAGAAAGGGCTCTTTCGATATGATGTCACTGCTTGCGAAACCAAG GTGATTCCGGGTGAGTATGGGTTCATTGCCCAGCTGAATGAGGGCCGCCACCTGAAGAAGAGGCCCACTGAGTTCCGTGTGGATAAAGTCCTCCAGCCCTTTGATGGGAACAAATTCAACTTCACTAAAGTTGGGCAAGAGGAGGTGCTCTTCCAGTTTGAACCAAGCAATGATGAGGAACCTGAGTTCATCCCCAATGCTCCCATTGATGTCGAAAATTCTACAAGCGTTGTTGCCATCAAT GTTAGTCCTATTGAATATGGGCATGTGCTTCTAATCCCAAGGATTTTCGAGTGCTTGCCGCAGAGGATCGACCGCGAAAGCTTTTTGCTTGCCCTTGACATGGCTGTGGAAGCAGGAAATCCATATTTCCGGTTGGGTTACAACAGCTTGGGTGCATTTGCTACCATCAACCACCTTCACTTTCAG GCTTATTACTTGGCCACACCCTTTCCCATTGAGAAGGCTCCAACTAGGAAAATAACCACTGCAGGCAATGGGGTGAAGATCTTTGAGCTGTTAAAATATCCTGTTAGAGGTCTTGTCTTTGAGGGTGGAGACACTCTGCAAGATTTAGCGAACACTGTGGCCGATTCCTGCATTTGCCTTCAGGATAACAACATACCTTTCAATGTTCTCATTGCTGATGCTGGGAAACGTATCTTTCTCTTTGCACAGGTAAAATTTCAGATCGTAGGCTACACTGGTATGGCCAACTTTGCTGCATTTGGGTTTCTAATTTTAGATTTAACTCATCTCCTTTTCTTATTGAATAAACAGTGTTATGCTGAGAAACAAGCTCTTGGGGAAGTGAATCAGGAGCTTCTGGACACCCAAGTGAACCCAGCTGTCTGGGAGGTTAGTGGACATATTGTGCTGAAAAGGAAGGAGGACTATGAGGGGGCATCTGAGCAGAATGCTTGGAGGCTTCTTGCTGAGGTCTCTCTCTCTGAAGAGAGGTTCCAAGAAGTGAATGCTCTTATCTTTGAAGCCATTGCCTGTGGAGATGATGAAAAAGGAAATCTCACCGAGGACATGATTGAGGAGCCAGATGTCACACCTCCATCTCATGAAGATGCAGGTGCCATCAACAATAGCTCCTACCCTGCTGCCATGGTGGCTGGAAAGCAAGAATGCCTAGTTCAGCAGTAA
- the LOC104877599 gene encoding stigma-specific STIG1-like protein 3, whose product MRLLDTRFAISILQLLLLLVVIVGADPTPKVVQKNGTKRSLSSPWLRRVINPRAAGCWNRPWICNEGQFPPRIKKLCCRNQCVDVTSDVYNCGLCGIRCPFTWQCCRGICINTNINPFHCGKCEHKCPFGSFCVYGMCGYAQPLPPFPFPPKPPKPPFPPKPFPPKPPFPPKPFPPKPFPPHPPKGVQAPTMA is encoded by the coding sequence ATGCGACTACTTGACACCCGATTCGCCATTTCAATCCTACAATTACTTCTACTACTGGTTGTGATTGTGGGAGCGGACCCAACACCAAAAGTTGTTCAAAAAAATGGCACTAAGAGGTCATTGTCGTCGCCATGGCTGAGGAGGGTGATCAACCCAAGAGCCGCAGGGTGCTGGAACAGGCCATGGATATGCAATGAAGGGCAGTTCCCACCAAGAATCAAGAAGCTGTGCTGTAGAAACCAGTGTGTGGATGTCACCTCCGATGTTTACAATTGTGGCTTGTGTGGGATCAGGTGTCCATTTACTTGGCAATGCTGCCGAGGCATCTGCATTAATACTAATATAAATCCATTTCATTGTGGCAAGTGTGAGCACAAATGCCCCTTTGGGAGCTTCTGTGTATATGGAATGTGTGGATATGCTCAGCCACTGCCCCCATTTCCTTTTCCTCCTAAACCACCAAAGCCCCCGTTCCCCCCCAAGCCATTCCCACCAAAGCCCCCGTTCCCCCCTAAGCCATTCCCACCTAAGCCATTCCCACCTCATCCTCCGAAGGGTGTGCAGGCGCCTACAATGGCTTGA
- the LOC100248765 gene encoding adenylyltransferase and sulfurtransferase MOCS3: MESNGEDASRILREIETLKAAKADIEHRISVLEARLRDIPLPNDAISGVSCSSMSIADSAAGHGLSPDMIYRYSRHLLLPSFGVQGQSSLLKSSILVVGAGGLGAPALLYLAACGVGCIGTVDHDVVELNNLHRQIIHTEAYVGQPKVQSAAAACRSINSTIQIVEHKEALCTSNALEILSKYDLVIDATDNVPSRYMISDCCVVLGKPLVSGAALGLEGQLTVYNYKGGPCYRCLFPTPPPTTACQRCSDSGVLGVVPGIIGCLQALEAIKIASAVGEPLSGRMLLFDALSARIRIVKIRGRLSQCEVCGENATFTQQKFQDFDYEKFTRSPLSTTPLKLNLLPADSRITSKEYNDRLVNGEAHVLVDVRPSHHFNIVSLPKSLNIPLSSLETRMSEISSALKEEEEQKGSNHSGTSIYVVCRRGNDSQRAVEYLHKIGFTSAKDIIGGLESWAHDVDPNFPTY; encoded by the exons ATGGAGTCAAATGGAGAAGACGCTTCTCGAATTCTCAGGGAGATCGAGACCTTGAAGGCCGCTAAGGCCGACATAGAGCATCGAATATCGGTTCTCGAAGCTCGGCTTCGCGATATTCCTCTGCCTAACGACGCCATTTCTGGTGTCTCCTGTTCTTCCATGTCAATAGCTGATTCGGCTGCCGGACACGGACTCTCCCCGGATATGATCTACCGGTATAGTCGCCACCTTTTGCTTCCTTCCTTCGGAGTTCAAG GGCAGTCGAGTCTCTTGAAGTCTTCAATTTTAGTTGTTGGAGCTGGAGGATTGGGCGCACCAGCTCTTTTATATCTTGCGGCATGTGGAGTTG GGTGCATAGGTACTGTTGATCATGATGTTGTAGAGCTGAATAATCTGCACCGACAg ATTATCCACACTGAAGCATATGTTGGTCAACCAAAAGTACAATCTGCTGCTGCTGCTTGTCGTTC GATTAACTCCACAATTCAGATTGTGGAACACAAAGAAGCTTTATGCACATCCAACGCTTTGGAGATTTTGAGCAA ATATGATCTAGTTATCGATGCAACAGATAATGTCCCTAGCCGGTACATGATAAGTGATTGCTGCGTTGTATTAGGGAAG CCTCTTGTTTCAGGTGCTGCTTTGGGATTGGAAGGGCAG CTCACTGTTTACAATTACAAAGGAGGTCCATGCTATCGGTGCCTTTTTCCTACTCCACCACCAACAACAGCATGTCAAAGATGTTCAGATAGTGGAGTTTTAGGAGTAG TTCCTGGTATCATTGGCTGTCTCCAAGCCCTAGAGGCTATAAAGATTGCAAGTGCTGTTGGAGAACCACTGTCAGGAAGGATGCTTCTCTTTGATGCATTGTCAGCACGAATTCGAATT GTCAAGATTAGAGGGAGGTTGTCCCAATGTGAAGTTTGTGGAGAAAATGCAACATTCACCCAACAGAAATTTCAAGATTTTGACTATGAGAAGTTCACTCGGTCTCCACTATCCACG ACTCCATTGAAGTTAAACCTGCTTCCAGCAGATTCCAGAATAACCAGCAAAGAGTACAATGACAGACTTGTTAATGGGGAGGCACACGTATTGGTGGATGTACGACCATCACACCACTTCAACATTGTTTCTCTCCCGAAGTCATTGAACATCCCACTCTCAAGCTTGGAGACTAGGATGTCGGAAATCAGTTCAGCCTTGAAGGAAGAAGAGGAGCAGAAGGGTAGTAACCATTCTGGTACAAGTATCTACGTAGTGTGTAGAAGAGGTAATGATTCACAGAGAGCTGTTGAATACCTCCACAAAATAGGTTTCACTTCAGCCAAGGACATCATAGGGGGACTGGAGTCATGGGCCCATGATGTGGATCCAAACTTTCCTACGTACTAG
- the LOC100246977 gene encoding aspartate carbamoyltransferase, chloroplastic: MASSPSFSMSALHSTCTPRVPNCPKEFVDNHSSLYSKQPLHSKLMPLSTDLKHSRFFTNEKPLQWEQTARLPQRNRVLSCALDIENTPFSVGNKFQLDDVIEAQQFDRETLSAIFEVAREMEKVEKKSPGSQILKGYLMATLFYEPSTRTRLSFESAMKRLGGEVLTTENAREFSSAAKGETLEDTIRTVEGYSDIIVMRHFESGAARRAAVTAEIPIINAGDGPGQHPTQALLDVYTIEREIGRLDRIKVGLVGDLANGRTVRSLAYLLAKYQDVKIYFVSPEVVKMKDDIKDYLTSKGVEWEESADLMEVASKCDVVYQTRIQRERFGERADLYEEARGKYIVDRDVLGVMQKHAVVMHPLPRLDEITVDVDEDQRAAYFRQAKNGLYIRMALLKLLLVGW, translated from the exons ATGGCTTCTTCACCATCTTTTAGTATGTCTGCTTTGCATAGCACATGCACTCCTAGGGTGCCAAATTGCCCTAAAGAGTTCGTGGACAATCATTCAAGTTTGTACTCTAAACAACCTCTTCATTCTAAATTGATGCCTTTATCCACTGACCTAAAGCATTCAAGGTTTTTCACTAATGAGAAACCATTACAATGGGAACAAACTGCAAGACTTCCACAAAGGAATAGAGTCTTATCCTGTGCATTGGACATTGAAAATACACCTTTTTCAGTGGGCAATAAGTTCCAACTGGATGATGTTATTGAAGCTCAACAATTTGATAGAGAGACTCTCAGTGCCATATTTGAAGTGGCACGTGAGATGGAGAAGGTTGAGAAGAAATCACCTGGGAGCCAAATTCTTAAGGGTTATCTAATGGCTACACTTTTCTATGAGCCATCTACTAGAACTAGGCTCTCTTTTGAGTCTGCCATGAAAAGGTTGGGTGGGGAAGTTTTAACAACAGAAAATGCACGGGAATTCTCATCAGCAGCAAAAGGAGAGACACTTGAAG ATACTATAAGAACTGTTGAAGGATACTCAGACATAATTGTAATGAGGCACTTTGAAAGTGGTGCTGCCAGAAGAGCCGCAGTCACAGCTGAGATTCCTATCATTAATGCAGGGGATGGTCCTGGACAGCATCCAACCCAG GCTCTTTTGGATGTATATACTATTGAAAGAGAGATAGGAAGACTGGATAGAATCAAAGTCGGGCTTGTTGGAGATCTTGCAAATGGAAGAACAGTCCGGTCACTTGCATATTTGCTTGCCAAGTATCAAGATGTGAAGATCTACTTTGTTTCTCCTGAAGTGGTCAAAATGAAG GATGATATAAAAGACTATCTCACATCAAAGGGAGTTGAATGGGAAGAAAGTGCTGACTTAATGGAAGTAGCTTCAAAGTGTGATGTGGTGTATCAAACTCGCATTCAGCGAGAAAGATTTGGAGAAAGGGCCGATCTCTATGAAGAAGCTCGAGGCAAGTACATTGTGGATCGAGATGTGTTAGGTGTGATGCAGAAGCATGCTGTAGTCATGCATCCCCTCCCAAGGCTTGACGAG ATAACTGTGGATGTTGATGAGGATCAAAGGGCTGCCTATTTCAGACAAGCAAAGAATGGTCTCTATATTCGGATGGCTTTGTTGAAGCTCCTACTTGTTGGTTGGTGA